One Thioclava electrotropha DNA segment encodes these proteins:
- a CDS encoding sarcosine oxidase subunit gamma, which produces MSEAVSALSGQTHEGFVTVSEAGLVGMISIRSDLEAKGLAKALKAEGLPVPGPRRIETADGRSIAWMSPDELLLICAHDEAPALTDRLAKALAADHALVVNVSDARAMFTIRGDKADQVVMKLSPADIATLPEGEIRRSRTAQVAAAFWRSGESEISLISFRSVAGYVMGLLEVSAREGSDLF; this is translated from the coding sequence ATGTCTGAGGCCGTCAGCGCCCTTTCGGGCCAGACCCACGAAGGTTTCGTCACCGTGTCCGAGGCCGGGCTGGTGGGCATGATCTCGATCCGCTCCGATCTGGAGGCCAAGGGGCTCGCCAAGGCGCTCAAAGCCGAGGGGCTTCCCGTCCCCGGCCCGCGCCGGATCGAGACCGCAGACGGGCGCTCGATCGCCTGGATGAGCCCCGATGAGCTGTTGCTGATCTGCGCTCATGACGAGGCGCCCGCGCTGACCGACCGGCTGGCCAAGGCGCTTGCCGCAGATCATGCGCTGGTCGTCAACGTCTCCGACGCCCGCGCGATGTTCACCATCCGTGGGGACAAGGCGGATCAGGTGGTGATGAAGCTCTCGCCCGCCGATATCGCGACCCTGCCCGAAGGCGAGATCCGCCGCTCCCGCACAGCGCAAGTCGCAGCCGCGTTCTGGCGCTCCGGGGAAAGTGAAATCTCACTCATATCTTTCCGCTCTGTTGCCGGCTATGTTATGGGACTGCTTGAAGTTTCCGCCCGCGAGGGCAGCGATCTCTTTTAA
- a CDS encoding sarcosine oxidase subunit alpha family protein has protein sequence MSTRLSKGGRLIDRAKPLAFTFNGKPMRGFAGDTLASALLGGGQVMVGRSFKYHRPRGIVASGAEEPNALVGLGRNARFEPDQRTTTTELFEGAETTSQNHWPSLDFDIGEINNTFYKFLPAGFYYKTFMAPRAAWKHLFEPIIRKSAGLGGVPKEADPDRYEQVYAHCDVLVVGGGVAGLAAALKEGRAGKRVWLIEQTPNWGGRTPVDGGQIDGHDAQKWIDSALVELSSMENVTMRTRLMAAGLHDHGYVIGYENLGDTTPGDGRPRHRLWRIRAGHTITATGAIERPLAFAGNDVPGVMLASAVRDYIVNWAVSPGDRTVLVTNNDDAYRTALAILDAGLTVSAVVDAREETHGALPEAVKARGVRVLEGRGIAKVLGRKGVSGVEICAQAGEGGAVEMIDCDCVAMSGGWSPVVHLWSHCGGKLTWDDARAMFRPDPNRPPTGADGTGMATVVGAANGDLTLSEAMGGLGIGAASEEEAPLAPVWMMPAGAPDALRFKSFLDYQNDVKVSDVQLAAREGYESVEHTKRYTTLGMATDQGKLSNINGLAILSDALGQPIPATGTTTFRPPYTPISLGAVTAEAKGELFQPLRRTPIQSWHEAKGAHWEPVGHWRRPYCYPKSGESHRDAVNREITNTRKNVGMLDASTLGKIVVKGPDAGKFLDMLYTNMMSTLSVGKCRYGLMCNENGFLMDDGVVARLDEDTWLCHTTSGGADHIHGWMEDWLQCEWWDWKVYTANLTEQYAQIAVVGPKSRELLERLGGMDVSKETLPFMKWTEGKLGTFDARIFRISFSGELSYEIAVPASQGLALWKALMAEGEALGVMPYGTEALHVMRAEKGFIMIGDETDGTVIPQDLGLNWALSKKKTDYLGKRAQERSHMTDPNRWKLVGLETLDGSVIPDGSHAPADGFNANGQRHTQGRVTSTYYSPTIGKGIAMGLVLNGPDRMGEVIEFTGEGEEMVKARIVDPVFYDKDGEKQNV, from the coding sequence ATGAGCACGCGTCTTTCCAAGGGTGGTCGTCTGATCGACCGCGCGAAACCGCTCGCCTTCACCTTCAACGGCAAGCCGATGCGCGGCTTTGCGGGCGATACGCTGGCTTCGGCTCTGCTGGGCGGCGGTCAGGTCATGGTGGGCCGGTCGTTCAAATACCACCGCCCGCGCGGCATCGTGGCGTCGGGCGCGGAAGAGCCGAACGCGCTCGTCGGTCTGGGTCGTAACGCACGGTTCGAGCCCGATCAGCGCACCACCACGACCGAGTTGTTCGAAGGCGCCGAGACCACCAGCCAGAACCACTGGCCGTCGCTCGACTTCGATATCGGTGAGATCAACAACACCTTCTACAAATTCCTGCCCGCGGGTTTCTACTACAAGACCTTCATGGCGCCGCGGGCTGCGTGGAAGCACCTGTTCGAGCCCATCATCCGCAAATCCGCAGGTCTTGGCGGTGTGCCGAAAGAGGCCGACCCGGATCGCTATGAACAGGTCTATGCCCATTGCGACGTGCTCGTCGTGGGTGGCGGTGTGGCGGGTCTTGCCGCGGCGCTCAAGGAAGGTCGCGCGGGCAAGCGCGTCTGGCTGATCGAGCAGACCCCGAACTGGGGCGGGCGCACCCCGGTCGATGGCGGTCAGATCGACGGTCACGACGCGCAGAAGTGGATTGACAGCGCGCTGGTCGAACTGTCCTCGATGGAGAATGTCACGATGCGCACCCGCCTGATGGCGGCGGGTCTGCACGATCATGGCTATGTCATCGGCTACGAGAACCTCGGCGACACCACCCCCGGTGATGGCCGTCCGCGCCACCGTCTGTGGCGCATCCGCGCGGGCCACACGATCACCGCGACCGGCGCGATCGAACGCCCGCTCGCCTTCGCGGGCAACGACGTGCCCGGCGTGATGCTGGCCTCGGCGGTGCGCGATTACATCGTGAACTGGGCGGTTTCGCCCGGTGATCGCACGGTGCTCGTGACCAACAATGACGACGCCTACCGCACGGCGCTCGCGATCCTCGATGCAGGTCTGACGGTCTCGGCCGTGGTCGATGCGCGCGAGGAAACCCATGGGGCACTGCCCGAAGCCGTGAAGGCGCGCGGCGTGCGTGTCCTCGAAGGGCGCGGCATCGCGAAAGTGCTGGGCCGCAAGGGCGTCTCCGGCGTCGAGATCTGCGCACAGGCAGGCGAGGGCGGTGCGGTCGAGATGATCGACTGCGATTGCGTCGCGATGTCGGGCGGCTGGTCGCCGGTCGTGCACCTGTGGTCCCATTGCGGCGGCAAGCTAACCTGGGACGATGCGCGCGCGATGTTCCGCCCCGATCCCAACCGTCCGCCGACCGGCGCGGACGGGACCGGCATGGCGACGGTCGTGGGGGCCGCCAATGGCGATCTGACGCTCTCCGAGGCGATGGGCGGTCTGGGTATCGGCGCAGCTTCCGAGGAAGAAGCGCCGCTCGCCCCGGTCTGGATGATGCCCGCAGGCGCGCCCGACGCGCTGCGCTTCAAGAGCTTCCTCGACTACCAGAACGACGTGAAGGTCTCCGACGTGCAACTCGCTGCGCGCGAGGGCTACGAGTCGGTCGAACATACCAAGCGCTACACCACGCTCGGCATGGCGACCGATCAGGGGAAACTGAGCAATATCAACGGGCTCGCGATCCTCTCGGACGCGCTTGGACAACCGATCCCGGCCACTGGCACGACCACCTTCCGCCCGCCCTACACGCCGATTTCGCTCGGTGCGGTGACGGCGGAGGCCAAGGGCGAGCTGTTCCAGCCGTTGCGCCGCACCCCGATCCAGTCCTGGCACGAGGCCAAGGGCGCGCATTGGGAACCGGTCGGCCATTGGCGTCGTCCCTATTGCTACCCGAAATCGGGCGAGAGCCATCGCGACGCGGTCAATCGCGAGATCACCAATACCCGCAAGAATGTGGGCATGCTCGACGCCTCGACGCTGGGCAAGATCGTGGTGAAAGGGCCCGATGCGGGGAAGTTCCTCGACATGCTCTACACCAACATGATGTCGACCCTGTCGGTGGGCAAATGCCGCTACGGGCTGATGTGCAACGAGAACGGCTTCCTGATGGATGACGGCGTCGTGGCGCGGCTCGACGAGGATACGTGGCTGTGCCACACGACCTCGGGCGGGGCCGATCACATCCACGGCTGGATGGAAGACTGGCTGCAATGCGAGTGGTGGGACTGGAAGGTCTATACGGCCAACCTGACCGAGCAATACGCGCAGATCGCCGTTGTCGGTCCGAAATCGCGCGAGCTGCTGGAGCGCTTGGGCGGCATGGATGTCAGCAAGGAGACGCTGCCCTTCATGAAATGGACCGAGGGCAAGCTGGGCACGTTCGACGCGCGCATCTTCCGCATCTCCTTCTCGGGCGAACTGAGCTACGAAATCGCGGTGCCCGCGAGCCAAGGCCTCGCGCTGTGGAAGGCGCTCATGGCTGAGGGCGAGGCGCTTGGCGTGATGCCCTACGGCACCGAGGCGCTGCACGTGATGCGCGCGGAGAAGGGCTTCATCATGATCGGCGACGAGACCGATGGCACGGTGATCCCGCAGGATCTGGGTCTGAACTGGGCGCTCTCGAAGAAGAAGACCGACTATCTGGGCAAGCGCGCGCAGGAGCGGTCCCACATGACCGACCCGAACCGCTGGAAGCTGGTCGGCCTGGAGACGCTCGACGGCTCGGTGATCCCCGATGGCAGCCACGCGCCCGCCGACGGGTTCAACGCTAACGGCCAGCGCCACACGCAGGGCCGCGTCACCTCGACTTACTACTCGCCGACGATTGGCAAAGGGATCGCGATGGGGCTGGTGCTGAACGGGCCCGACCGTATGGGCGAGGTGATCGAGTTCACCGGTGAGGGCGAGGAAATGGTCAAGGCGCGGATCGTCGATCCGGTCTTCTACGATAAGGACGGGGAGAAGCAGAATGTCTGA
- a CDS encoding TrkH family potassium uptake protein — translation MIDLRPVGYIIGMLTSVLGLTMLIPAAVDLGYGAAHWLVFVESAVLTTTAGALLALASRDGLARTLSIHQSFLLTSLVWLTLPFFGALPFMLGVPHLSLVDAYFEAMSGLTTTGTTAIPHLDGLPPGVNLWRGLLQWLGGLGIIIVAMIFLPVMKVGGMQFFRSEGFDTLGKILPRAMDISTALIRIYVGLTIACALTYLGLGMKGFDAIMHALTTMSTGGFSNYDASFATYKGAPEYAASVFMALAAMPFIRFVQVMRGDTMPLWRDPQVRAFLRWMGYAIAIIVLYRMIRHEASFWPTLREVTFNVVSTFTGTGYASEDVTQWGHLAFTILLISGLIGGCTASTACSVKVFRYLILLEAIKAQIQRLYSPHRLLKVQYDGRPVEDSVVNSVMAFFSLFILIFGLLIIALTFTGLGTETAMTAAWTSIANIGPAWGPEITANGSVADFPDSAKWLMSAAMCLGRLELMSVLVLLLPRFWRG, via the coding sequence ATGATCGATCTGCGCCCGGTTGGATATATCATCGGAATGCTGACATCCGTGCTGGGGCTGACGATGCTTATCCCGGCGGCGGTGGATTTGGGTTATGGCGCAGCGCATTGGCTGGTCTTCGTCGAAAGCGCGGTGCTGACGACGACGGCGGGGGCGCTGCTGGCGCTGGCCTCGCGTGACGGGCTGGCTCGGACGCTGTCGATCCATCAAAGCTTTCTTCTGACCTCGCTCGTCTGGCTCACGCTGCCCTTCTTCGGGGCGCTGCCTTTCATGCTGGGCGTGCCGCATCTGTCGCTGGTCGATGCCTATTTCGAGGCGATGTCGGGGCTGACCACGACCGGCACCACCGCGATTCCGCATCTCGACGGGTTGCCGCCGGGGGTGAACCTCTGGCGCGGGTTGCTGCAATGGCTGGGCGGTCTGGGGATCATCATCGTCGCGATGATCTTCCTGCCGGTGATGAAGGTCGGCGGGATGCAGTTCTTCCGCTCGGAAGGGTTTGATACGCTTGGGAAAATCCTGCCGCGCGCGATGGATATCTCGACCGCGCTGATCCGCATCTATGTCGGGCTGACCATCGCCTGCGCGCTGACCTATCTCGGCCTCGGCATGAAGGGGTTCGACGCGATCATGCATGCGCTCACCACGATGAGCACGGGCGGGTTTTCCAATTACGACGCCAGCTTCGCCACCTATAAGGGCGCGCCGGAATACGCGGCCTCGGTCTTCATGGCGCTGGCGGCGATGCCCTTCATCCGCTTCGTTCAGGTGATGCGCGGCGACACGATGCCGCTCTGGCGCGACCCGCAAGTGCGCGCCTTCCTGCGCTGGATGGGCTATGCGATCGCGATCATCGTGCTTTACCGCATGATCCGTCATGAGGCGTCCTTCTGGCCGACGTTGCGCGAGGTGACGTTCAACGTGGTCTCGACCTTCACCGGCACGGGCTATGCCTCGGAGGACGTGACCCAATGGGGGCATCTGGCCTTCACGATCCTGCTGATTTCCGGGCTGATCGGGGGCTGCACGGCCTCCACCGCCTGTTCGGTCAAGGTGTTCCGCTACCTGATCCTGCTCGAAGCGATCAAGGCACAGATCCAGCGGCTCTATTCGCCGCACCGTCTGCTGAAAGTGCAATATGACGGCCGCCCGGTCGAGGATAGCGTGGTCAACTCGGTGATGGCCTTCTTCTCGCTGTTCATCCTGATTTTCGGGTTGCTGATCATCGCGCTGACCTTCACCGGCCTCGGGACGGAGACTGCGATGACCGCTGCCTGGACCTCGATCGCGAATATCGGCCCCGCATGGGGGCCGGAGATCACTGCGAACGGCTCTGTCGCGGATTTCCCTGACAGCGCGAAATGGCTGATGAGCGCGGCAATGTGCCTCGGGCGGCTCGAACTGATGAGCGTGCTCGTGCTGCTGCTGCCGCGCTTCTGGCGGGGCTGA
- a CDS encoding sarcosine oxidase subunit beta family protein — protein sequence MKRYSMFAVAREAMRFHRGWERAWRSPEPKKRYKVIVVGAGGHGLATAYYLGKVHGITDVAVIEKGWLGGGNTGRNTTIIRSNYLQDPSAAIYEKARALYEDLSQDLNYNVMFSPRGLLMLGQTEHEVRGYKRTVHANRLQGIDTEWIGPQQVKDLVPIINIDGPRYPVLGALLQKRGGTARHDAVAWGYARACSDMGMDIIQKCEVTGVRTEGGKVQGISTSKGEIDCEQLAIVVAGHSSVMAEMAGFRLPIESVALQAWVSEPIKPCMDVVVMANTVHGYMSQSDKGEMVIGGGTDGFNNYTQRGSWHHVEETTRALVETFPIISRLKMLRQWGGIVDMTGDRSPILSKTPVEGIFVNCGWGTGGFKAIPGSGYGMAELIARGHSPLTDQFGLDRFKEGRFIDESVAAGVAH from the coding sequence ATGAAACGCTATTCGATGTTTGCCGTTGCACGTGAGGCGATGCGCTTCCATCGCGGCTGGGAACGAGCATGGCGCTCCCCCGAGCCGAAGAAACGCTACAAGGTCATCGTCGTTGGGGCGGGCGGGCATGGCCTCGCCACCGCCTATTACCTCGGCAAGGTGCATGGCATCACCGATGTCGCGGTGATCGAGAAAGGCTGGCTGGGCGGCGGCAATACGGGCCGCAACACCACGATCATCCGCTCGAACTACCTGCAGGACCCCTCGGCCGCGATCTACGAGAAAGCCCGCGCGCTTTACGAGGATCTCAGCCAGGATCTGAACTACAACGTGATGTTCTCGCCGCGCGGTCTTCTGATGCTGGGCCAGACCGAGCATGAGGTGCGCGGCTACAAGCGCACGGTGCACGCCAACCGTCTGCAGGGCATCGACACCGAATGGATCGGGCCGCAGCAGGTCAAGGATCTCGTGCCGATCATCAATATCGACGGGCCGCGCTACCCGGTGCTGGGCGCTTTGCTGCAAAAACGTGGCGGCACGGCACGGCACGATGCGGTGGCCTGGGGCTATGCGCGGGCCTGTTCCGATATGGGCATGGATATCATCCAGAAATGCGAAGTGACCGGCGTGCGCACCGAGGGCGGCAAGGTGCAGGGCATCTCGACCAGCAAGGGCGAGATCGACTGCGAACAGCTCGCCATCGTCGTCGCGGGGCACTCCTCGGTCATGGCCGAGATGGCGGGCTTCCGTCTGCCGATCGAGAGCGTTGCGCTGCAGGCCTGGGTCTCCGAGCCGATCAAACCCTGCATGGATGTGGTCGTGATGGCCAACACGGTGCACGGCTACATGTCGCAATCCGACAAGGGCGAGATGGTGATCGGCGGCGGCACGGACGGGTTCAACAACTACACCCAACGCGGCTCGTGGCACCATGTCGAGGAAACCACCCGCGCGCTGGTCGAGACCTTCCCGATCATCTCGCGCCTGAAGATGCTGCGCCAGTGGGGCGGCATCGTGGACATGACCGGCGACCGCTCGCCCATCCTGTCGAAAACGCCGGTCGAGGGCATCTTCGTCAATTGCGGCTGGGGCACTGGCGGGTTCAAGGCGATCCCGGGCTCCGGCTATGGCATGGCCGAGCTGATCGCGCGCGGCCACTCGCCGCTGACCGACCAATTCGGGCTCGACCGTTTCAAGGAAGGCCGCTTCATCGACGAAAGCGTCGCCGCAGGGGTGGCGCACTGA
- a CDS encoding sarcosine oxidase subunit delta, whose translation MLTLTCPCCGVIAEETEFAPGGEAHLKRFGPGSSDDEFEGYLFARKNPKGVHFERWRHAYGCGKWFLAARDTNTLEVFATYKAQTAEPPADVIAKIKAKRPDWEGYK comes from the coding sequence ATGCTGACCCTCACCTGTCCCTGCTGCGGCGTCATCGCCGAGGAAACCGAATTCGCTCCGGGCGGCGAGGCGCATCTCAAGCGCTTCGGGCCGGGCTCGTCGGATGACGAGTTCGAGGGCTACCTGTTCGCCCGCAAGAACCCGAAAGGCGTCCATTTCGAGCGCTGGCGGCATGCCTATGGCTGCGGCAAGTGGTTCCTGGCTGCACGCGACACCAACACGCTCGAGGTGTTTGCGACCTACAAGGCGCAGACCGCCGAGCCCCCCGCAGATGTGATCGCGAAGATCAAAGCGAAACGCCCCGACTGGGAGGGCTATAAATGA
- a CDS encoding pyruvate carboxylase, protein MFNKILVANRGEIAIRVMRAANELGKKTVAVYAEEDKLGLHRFKADEAYRIGEGLSPVGAYLSIEEIIRVAKESGADAIHPGYGLLSENPDFVEACDAAGITFIGPKAETMRALGDKASARRVAIKAGVPVIPATEVLGEDFDAIKKEAAEIGYPLMLKASWGGGGRGMRPILGEDELVEKVREGRREAEAAFGNGEGYLEKMIIRARHVEVQLLGDTHGNLYHLYERDCTVQRRNQKVVERAPAPYLSDEQREEVCQLALKIGQAVGYECAGTVEFLMDMDSDKFYFIEVNPRVQVEHTVTEEVTGIDIVQAQIKIAEGATLAEATRAKSQDEIELSGHALQCRVTTEDPQNNFIPDYGRLTAYRSATGNGIRLDGGTAYAGGVITRYYDSLLVKVTAWAQDPDQAIRRMDRALREFRIRGVSTNIDFVINLLKHPTFLDMSYTTKFIDTTPELFDFKQRRDRGTKILTYIADITVNGHPETAGRNKPHAEAKPPRLPAYKDEAKPGSRNLLEKEGAKAVADWMKAQKKLLLTDTTMRDGHQSLLATRMRSIDMIKAAPAYASNLSDLFSVECWGGATFDVAYRFLQECPWQRLRDIREEMPNILTQMLLRASNGVGYTNYPDNVVQFFVKQAAESGVDVFRVFDSLNWVENMRVAMDAVIESGKICEGTICYTGDILDPDRAKYDLKYYIGMAKELEAAGAHVLGLKDMAGLLKPAAARKLIAALKEEVDIPIHFHTHDTSGIAGATILAAADAGVDAVDAAMDAFSGGTSQPCLGSIVEALAHTERDTGLDIHAIRMMSNYWEAVRHQYAAFESGLEAPASEVYLHEMPGGQFTNLKAQARSLGLEERWHEVAQAYADANQIFGDIVKVTPSSKVVGDMALMMVAQGLSKEDVLDPAKDVSFPDSVIDMMRGNLGQPPGGWPEGVVKKVLKGEHPSTERPGKNLPPVDLEAARKEVSEQLDGREIDNEDLAGYLMYPKVFTDYASRHEAYGPVRTLPTPVFFYGMEPQDEISAEIDPGKTLEIRYLTTGETDELGEVKVYFELNGQPRAVRVPNRAVKATTAAKPKAEAGNANHIGAPMPGSIASIAVNVGQKVKPGDMLLTIEAMKMETGIHSDREATVKAIHVSPGAQIDAKDLLVELE, encoded by the coding sequence ATGTTCAACAAGATCCTCGTGGCCAACCGTGGCGAGATCGCCATCCGGGTGATGCGCGCCGCCAACGAGCTGGGCAAGAAGACGGTCGCCGTCTACGCCGAAGAGGACAAGTTGGGCCTGCACCGCTTCAAAGCCGATGAAGCCTATCGCATCGGCGAGGGCCTCTCCCCCGTCGGCGCCTATCTCTCCATCGAAGAGATCATCCGCGTCGCCAAGGAAAGCGGTGCCGATGCGATCCACCCGGGCTATGGCCTGCTCTCGGAAAACCCCGATTTCGTCGAAGCCTGCGACGCCGCCGGCATCACCTTCATCGGCCCGAAGGCCGAAACGATGCGCGCGCTTGGCGACAAGGCCTCGGCGCGTCGCGTGGCGATCAAGGCCGGTGTGCCGGTCATCCCCGCGACCGAGGTGCTGGGCGAGGATTTCGACGCGATCAAGAAAGAGGCCGCAGAGATCGGCTACCCGCTGATGCTGAAAGCCAGCTGGGGCGGCGGCGGGCGCGGCATGCGCCCGATCCTTGGCGAGGACGAACTGGTCGAGAAGGTCCGCGAGGGCCGTCGCGAGGCCGAAGCCGCCTTCGGCAATGGCGAGGGCTATCTCGAGAAGATGATCATCCGCGCGCGCCACGTCGAGGTGCAGCTGCTGGGCGACACGCATGGCAATCTCTATCACCTCTACGAGCGCGACTGCACCGTGCAGCGGCGCAACCAGAAGGTCGTCGAACGCGCCCCTGCCCCCTATCTCTCGGACGAGCAGCGCGAAGAGGTCTGCCAGCTCGCGCTGAAGATCGGTCAGGCGGTCGGCTATGAATGTGCCGGCACGGTCGAATTCCTGATGGATATGGACTCGGACAAGTTCTACTTCATCGAGGTGAACCCGCGCGTTCAGGTCGAGCATACCGTGACCGAAGAGGTCACCGGCATCGACATCGTGCAGGCCCAGATCAAGATCGCCGAGGGCGCGACGCTGGCAGAGGCCACCCGCGCCAAGTCTCAAGACGAGATCGAATTGTCCGGCCACGCCCTGCAATGTCGCGTGACCACCGAGGATCCGCAGAACAACTTCATCCCCGATTACGGCCGCCTGACCGCCTATCGCTCGGCGACCGGTAACGGCATTCGCCTCGACGGCGGCACCGCCTATGCGGGCGGCGTCATCACCCGCTATTACGACTCGCTTCTGGTGAAGGTCACCGCCTGGGCGCAGGACCCCGATCAGGCGATCCGCCGGATGGACCGCGCTCTGCGCGAATTCCGTATCCGCGGGGTGAGCACGAATATCGACTTCGTCATCAACCTGCTCAAGCACCCGACCTTCCTCGACATGAGCTACACGACGAAGTTCATCGACACGACGCCGGAGCTGTTCGACTTCAAGCAGCGCCGCGACCGGGGCACCAAGATCCTGACCTATATCGCGGATATCACCGTGAACGGTCACCCCGAGACCGCGGGCCGCAACAAGCCCCATGCGGAGGCGAAACCGCCGCGCCTGCCCGCCTACAAGGATGAGGCAAAACCGGGCAGCCGGAACCTGCTGGAGAAGGAAGGCGCGAAGGCCGTCGCCGACTGGATGAAGGCGCAGAAGAAGCTGCTGCTGACAGACACCACGATGCGCGACGGCCACCAGTCGCTGCTTGCGACCCGGATGCGCTCGATCGACATGATCAAGGCCGCGCCCGCCTATGCCTCGAACCTCAGCGACCTGTTCTCGGTCGAATGCTGGGGCGGCGCGACCTTCGACGTGGCCTATCGCTTCTTGCAGGAATGCCCGTGGCAGCGCCTGCGCGACATCCGCGAGGAAATGCCCAATATCCTGACGCAGATGCTGCTGCGCGCCTCGAACGGCGTGGGCTACACGAACTACCCCGACAACGTGGTGCAATTCTTCGTTAAGCAGGCCGCGGAGAGCGGCGTCGACGTGTTCCGCGTCTTCGACTCGCTGAACTGGGTCGAGAACATGCGCGTTGCGATGGATGCGGTGATCGAGAGCGGCAAGATCTGCGAAGGCACGATCTGCTACACCGGCGATATCCTCGATCCCGACCGCGCCAAATATGACCTGAAATACTATATCGGCATGGCGAAAGAGCTGGAGGCCGCAGGCGCGCATGTGCTGGGTCTCAAGGACATGGCGGGCCTTCTGAAACCCGCCGCCGCCCGCAAGCTGATCGCGGCGCTGAAGGAAGAGGTCGATATCCCGATCCACTTCCACACCCATGACACGAGCGGTATCGCGGGCGCGACCATTCTCGCAGCCGCCGATGCAGGCGTCGACGCGGTGGATGCGGCGATGGACGCGTTCTCGGGCGGCACCTCGCAGCCCTGCCTCGGCTCGATCGTGGAGGCGCTGGCCCATACCGAGCGCGATACCGGCCTCGATATCCACGCGATCCGCATGATGTCGAACTATTGGGAGGCCGTGCGCCACCAATATGCGGCCTTCGAGAGCGGCCTCGAGGCCCCGGCTTCCGAGGTCTATCTGCACGAGATGCCCGGCGGCCAGTTCACCAACCTCAAGGCGCAGGCGCGCTCGCTGGGGCTGGAAGAGCGCTGGCATGAGGTGGCGCAGGCCTATGCCGATGCCAACCAGATCTTCGGCGATATCGTGAAGGTCACGCCGTCCTCGAAAGTCGTGGGCGACATGGCGCTGATGATGGTCGCGCAGGGCCTGTCGAAAGAAGACGTGCTCGACCCGGCCAAGGATGTCTCCTTCCCGGATTCGGTCATCGACATGATGCGCGGCAATCTCGGCCAACCGCCCGGTGGCTGGCCCGAGGGTGTTGTGAAGAAGGTGCTCAAGGGCGAGCATCCCTCGACCGAGCGCCCGGGCAAGAACCTGCCCCCGGTCGATCTGGAAGCGGCCCGCAAGGAGGTCTCCGAGCAGCTCGACGGGCGTGAAATCGACAATGAAGATCTCGCGGGTTACCTGATGTATCCCAAGGTCTTCACCGATTACGCCAGCCGCCACGAAGCCTATGGCCCGGTGCGCACCCTGCCGACCCCGGTCTTCTTCTACGGGATGGAGCCGCAGGACGAGATCTCCGCCGAGATCGACCCCGGCAAGACGCTGGAAATCCGCTATCTCACCACCGGCGAGACCGACGAGCTGGGCGAAGTTAAGGTCTATTTCGAACTCAACGGCCAGCCCCGCGCCGTGCGCGTCCCGAACCGCGCGGTGAAGGCGACGACGGCGGCGAAGCCGAAGGCCGAGGCAGGCAATGCGAACCATATCGGCGCGCCGATGCCGGGCTCGATCGCCTCGATCGCGGTCAATGTCGGCCAGAAAGTGAAACCGGGCGATATGCTCCTGACCATCGAAGCGATGAAGATGGAGACGGGCATCCATTCCGACCGCGAAGCCACGGTGAAGGCGATCCATGTCTCGCCGGGTGCGCAGATCGACGCGAAGGATCTGCTGGTCGAACTGGAGTAA